One genomic window of Candidatus Pseudobacter hemicellulosilyticus includes the following:
- the meaB gene encoding methylmalonyl Co-A mutase-associated GTPase MeaB: MLTGDRKALARGISWIENEGPGYQELLAALPPDSAAKIIGITGPPGAGKSTLVDALIKVMVTQGKRVGVLCVDPSSPFNLGALLGDRIRMSEWYDHPAVFIRSLATRGALGGLHPRIIEITEWMKAAGFDYILVETVGVGQSEVEIVGLADVTAVVVVPEAGDEVQTMKAGLMEIADIFIVNKADRPDADRFVKNLRLMLAPAFSTHQQEVPVVKTIASQQTGVTELFEQLQKLLLQAGHGSQKAWLLAERAYHLVQQYRMKDIRKEELKEKIAQALQGNDFNLYRFVQEIMNN; the protein is encoded by the coding sequence ATGCTTACCGGCGACCGAAAGGCGCTGGCGCGTGGCATTTCCTGGATAGAGAATGAAGGACCAGGTTACCAGGAGCTGCTGGCTGCGCTGCCTCCCGACAGTGCAGCAAAGATCATTGGCATCACCGGTCCGCCGGGCGCCGGAAAGAGTACGCTGGTGGACGCCCTCATCAAAGTGATGGTCACACAGGGAAAGCGGGTGGGCGTTTTGTGCGTAGACCCCTCATCCCCTTTTAACCTGGGCGCCCTGCTGGGCGACCGCATCCGCATGTCCGAATGGTATGACCACCCGGCAGTCTTCATCCGCTCGCTGGCCACGCGTGGCGCATTGGGTGGGCTGCATCCCCGCATCATTGAGATCACGGAATGGATGAAAGCGGCCGGCTTTGATTATATACTTGTAGAAACGGTAGGCGTTGGGCAAAGTGAAGTGGAGATCGTTGGCCTGGCGGATGTAACAGCGGTGGTAGTGGTGCCGGAAGCAGGGGATGAAGTGCAGACCATGAAGGCTGGCCTGATGGAGATCGCAGATATCTTTATCGTCAACAAGGCCGATCGGCCGGATGCAGACCGTTTTGTAAAGAACCTGCGGCTCATGCTGGCGCCGGCTTTTTCCACGCACCAGCAGGAAGTGCCTGTGGTCAAGACCATAGCTTCACAGCAAACCGGGGTAACGGAATTGTTTGAGCAGCTGCAGAAGTTGTTATTGCAGGCTGGGCATGGTTCGCAGAAAGCCTGGCTGCTGGCGGAACGTGCTTACCACCTGGTACAGCAGTACCGGATGAAGGATATCCGGAAAGAAGAGTTGAAAGAAAAAATAGCGCAGGCCCTGCAGGGAAATGACTTTAACCTGTACCGGTTTGTACAGGAGATCATGAATAATTAA
- a CDS encoding LON peptidase substrate-binding domain-containing protein — translation MTNFIPIFPLGVVIYPGEKLHLHVFEPRYKQLITECRESGKPFGILTVVNNRMQDMGTLVELTDIVQTYDNGEMDIKTQGLKVFRVLEVIRSIPEKLYGGAIVNYPGNVEQVSDRELMQKVVAGVKELHRLLNISKDFRKTDEELRAYDVAHHAGLSLEEEYEVLGLLQELQRQEYIRRHLQKVLPMLLEMEQLKEKVKLNGHFRNLSAFDLDMDS, via the coding sequence ATGACTAATTTCATTCCCATATTCCCCCTGGGGGTGGTTATATATCCGGGAGAAAAACTGCACCTGCATGTGTTTGAACCACGCTATAAGCAGCTCATCACTGAATGCAGGGAAAGCGGTAAACCCTTCGGTATCCTTACCGTAGTGAACAACCGGATGCAGGATATGGGTACACTGGTAGAGCTGACGGATATTGTGCAGACCTATGACAATGGCGAGATGGACATCAAAACACAGGGACTGAAAGTGTTCAGGGTACTGGAAGTGATCCGCTCTATACCAGAAAAGTTATACGGTGGCGCCATTGTGAATTACCCCGGCAACGTGGAGCAGGTCAGCGACCGGGAGCTGATGCAGAAAGTAGTGGCTGGCGTAAAAGAGCTTCACCGGCTTCTCAATATCAGTAAGGATTTCCGGAAAACCGATGAGGAACTGCGCGCCTATGATGTGGCCCACCATGCCGGTCTGTCCCTGGAAGAAGAATACGAGGTGCTGGGCCTGCTACAGGAACTGCAGCGCCAGGAATATATCCGCCGTCACCTGCAGAAAGTATTGCCCATGCTGCTGGAGATGGAACAACTGAAGGAGAAAGTCAAGCTCAACGGGCATTTCCGCAATCTCTCCGCCTTCGACCTGGATATGGATAGCTGA
- a CDS encoding glycosyltransferase family 9 protein gives MKPLPRNIIISRTDSIGDVVLTLPVAAVLKAHFPDCRIGFLGKAYTRPVIEACTYVDTFIDVDSFLKEEVLMAGERPDAIIHVFPLPAIARRARQLGIPLRIGTTNRLYHWFTCNRLVKLSRKKSDLHEAQLNLVLLRPFGIDKQYSLPELGVLTGLEKTVPLPAALQQLLRPDRYNLVLHPKSQGSAREWPMEHYAALVRLLDPARYNIFVSGTAKEGALLQPLLQELGTAVTDITGQMDLYQFMAFIRAADGLLACSTGPLHLAAAMGKDAFGIYPPVRPIHPGRWAPIGSSIKVFVADQPCENCGNKGAECHCMRAISPEAVQEAIDQQQLKKES, from the coding sequence GTGAAACCGTTGCCCCGCAATATTATTATCAGCCGGACGGACAGTATCGGCGACGTAGTGCTTACGCTGCCGGTGGCTGCTGTCCTGAAAGCGCATTTCCCGGATTGCCGGATCGGCTTCCTGGGCAAGGCCTATACCAGGCCCGTGATAGAAGCCTGTACATACGTGGATACTTTCATTGATGTGGACAGCTTTCTCAAAGAGGAGGTATTGATGGCTGGTGAAAGACCCGATGCCATCATTCATGTGTTCCCGCTGCCTGCCATTGCCAGAAGAGCCAGGCAGCTGGGTATTCCTTTACGGATTGGCACTACCAACCGCCTGTATCACTGGTTCACCTGCAACCGGCTGGTGAAGCTGAGCCGGAAGAAGTCGGACCTGCATGAGGCCCAGCTTAACCTGGTGCTGCTGCGCCCCTTTGGTATAGACAAGCAATATAGTTTACCCGAGCTGGGAGTGCTGACAGGCCTGGAGAAAACGGTACCGCTGCCGGCAGCACTTCAGCAGCTGTTGCGCCCGGACCGGTATAACCTGGTATTGCATCCCAAATCGCAGGGCAGCGCCCGGGAATGGCCTATGGAACATTATGCGGCCCTGGTGCGACTGCTGGACCCTGCCAGGTACAATATCTTTGTTTCCGGTACCGCCAAAGAAGGGGCTTTGTTGCAACCACTTTTGCAGGAGCTGGGAACAGCCGTGACCGATATTACCGGTCAGATGGACCTTTACCAGTTCATGGCCTTTATCCGTGCGGCCGATGGCCTGCTGGCCTGCAGCACCGGTCCCCTGCACCTGGCAGCGGCCATGGGGAAAGATGCTTTTGGCATTTACCCGCCTGTACGGCCTATCCATCCCGGGCGGTGGGCGCCCATTGGTTCGTCCATAAAGGTCTTTGTTGCGGACCAGCCCTGCGAGAACTGTGGGAACAAAGGGGCCGAATGCCATTGCATGCGGGCCATCAGTCCCGAAGCTGTGCAGGAGGCCATCGACCAACAACAACTGAAAAAAGAATCATGA
- a CDS encoding glycosyltransferase family 2 protein, producing the protein MEPISAVIITKNEERNIRRCIHSLKSVADEIIVVDDHSTDNTPAICREEGVKLIQQSWLGFGQQKNVGNDAAAHNYILSMDADEALDPVLTEAIRQAKATGLKGVYQVSRLSSYYGRFIRHGDENPDRKIRLFNRHTVRWGQQRVHETLDMPAGTPVTLLKGWLLHYPYYRFSEHHRKLDSYTSLTALDYFERGKKAPVYKILFSPWWTFMQSYFFKLGLLDGMHGFVLAVMRAHASFSRYVKLWDLHNAAKKTTNDPT; encoded by the coding sequence ATGGAACCAATCAGTGCAGTGATCATTACAAAAAATGAAGAGCGGAATATCCGCCGCTGCATCCATTCCCTGAAGTCTGTAGCGGACGAGATCATTGTGGTGGATGATCATTCCACTGATAACACACCCGCCATCTGCCGGGAAGAAGGCGTGAAGCTGATCCAGCAGTCCTGGCTGGGTTTTGGTCAGCAGAAAAATGTGGGTAATGATGCGGCTGCGCATAATTATATTTTGTCCATGGATGCCGATGAGGCGCTGGACCCCGTCCTGACAGAAGCCATCCGGCAGGCAAAGGCAACCGGGCTGAAAGGCGTTTACCAGGTATCCAGGCTCAGCAGTTATTATGGCAGATTCATCCGTCATGGAGATGAGAATCCTGACCGGAAGATCCGTTTATTCAATCGCCATACTGTACGCTGGGGGCAGCAGCGGGTCCATGAAACGCTGGATATGCCCGCAGGTACGCCCGTTACCCTGCTGAAAGGCTGGTTGCTGCATTATCCCTATTACCGCTTCAGCGAGCATCACCGTAAGCTGGACAGCTATACCAGCCTGACAGCGCTGGATTATTTTGAGCGTGGTAAAAAAGCCCCGGTCTACAAGATCCTGTTCAGTCCCTGGTGGACCTTTATGCAATCTTATTTTTTCAAGCTGGGTCTGCTGGATGGCATGCATGGTTTTGTACTGGCCGTCATGCGGGCCCATGCCAGCTTCTCGCGTTATGTAAAACTCTGGGACCTGCACAACGCGGCTAAAAAAACAACCAACGATCCAACGTGA
- a CDS encoding glycosyltransferase family 2 protein: MKITGFTIIRNAVLNDYPIVEAITSILPVVDDMIVLVGKSEDSTEALIRSIPSDKIRIHHSVWDPSVIKGGEILAIETNKAFDLVPADSDWAFYIQGDEVVHEQYHASIRATAEKYLTDQRVEGLLFNYTHFYGTYDYVGDSRRWYHKEIRLVRNDKTIRSYLDAQGFRKAGEKLRVKPVDAHIYHYGWVKSPAQMLQKQKNVVPLWSDTEQLKALHAMEVFDYSDFDSLEKFKGTHPNVMQSRVAGSQWKLDFDLSRKQFNLKERLLYWFEKKTGIRLFAYKNYKLI; the protein is encoded by the coding sequence ATGAAAATAACCGGGTTTACTATCATCAGGAATGCGGTGCTCAACGATTATCCCATTGTAGAGGCTATTACCTCTATACTTCCGGTGGTGGATGACATGATCGTGCTGGTAGGGAAAAGTGAGGACAGTACCGAAGCGCTGATCCGCAGTATTCCTTCCGATAAGATCCGCATCCATCATTCTGTCTGGGATCCTTCGGTGATAAAAGGCGGGGAGATCCTGGCCATAGAAACCAACAAAGCATTTGACCTGGTGCCGGCGGATAGCGACTGGGCCTTTTATATCCAGGGTGATGAGGTGGTGCATGAGCAGTACCACGCCAGCATCCGGGCTACTGCAGAAAAATATTTAACTGATCAGCGGGTGGAAGGCCTGCTCTTCAACTATACCCATTTCTACGGCACCTATGATTATGTGGGCGACAGCCGTCGCTGGTACCACAAAGAGATCCGGCTGGTCCGCAATGATAAGACCATCCGATCTTATTTGGACGCGCAGGGTTTCCGCAAAGCAGGGGAAAAGTTGCGGGTGAAACCCGTGGACGCCCATATCTATCATTATGGCTGGGTAAAAAGCCCCGCACAGATGCTGCAGAAGCAGAAGAATGTGGTGCCGCTCTGGTCTGATACCGAGCAGCTCAAAGCCCTGCATGCTATGGAGGTATTTGATTATTCGGATTTTGATTCCCTGGAAAAATTCAAAGGCACCCATCCTAATGTGATGCAGTCGCGGGTTGCCGGCAGCCAGTGGAAGCTGGACTTTGACCTTTCCAGAAAGCAGTTCAATTTGAAAGAGCGTCTCCTGTACTGGTTTGAGAAAAAGACAGGCATACGCCTGTTTGCCTATAAAAATTATAAGCTGATCTGA
- a CDS encoding type III pantothenate kinase gives MTPITLCFDFGNTRLKCAVFEGSDLKEVLVLDNDHDETIRQLLEKYQPQQSILSSVIQHNPGAETLLAGATRFHKLSHQSRLPFTTPVGKPHEIGADRLAMAAAAIHLFPSANNLVIGLGTAITYNFINKGHQLIGGNISPGMEMRFKSLQAFTAKLPLVEKDWNFPLFGYDTKTNILSGVILGMAKEIDGMIDLYDEKYGNFNVLLTGGDAPYFVYHLKNKIFADPNLIYKGLYAICEHNHV, from the coding sequence TTGACCCCCATCACACTTTGTTTTGACTTTGGCAACACCCGCCTCAAGTGCGCTGTATTTGAAGGGTCGGACCTAAAGGAGGTGCTGGTCCTGGACAATGACCATGATGAGACCATCCGGCAGCTGCTGGAGAAGTACCAGCCCCAGCAGTCTATCCTGTCTTCCGTGATCCAACATAATCCCGGGGCGGAAACCCTGCTGGCCGGGGCCACCCGTTTCCACAAGCTCAGCCACCAGTCAAGGCTGCCTTTCACCACACCCGTGGGCAAACCCCATGAAATTGGCGCGGACCGGCTGGCCATGGCCGCTGCCGCTATTCATCTCTTCCCCTCGGCCAATAACCTGGTCATTGGGCTGGGCACAGCCATTACCTATAATTTTATTAATAAGGGGCACCAGCTCATCGGCGGCAATATTTCCCCGGGCATGGAGATGCGTTTTAAATCGCTTCAGGCTTTTACGGCCAAACTGCCCCTGGTAGAGAAGGACTGGAACTTCCCCCTCTTTGGTTATGACACCAAAACCAACATTTTAAGTGGCGTTATCCTTGGAATGGCCAAAGAAATCGACGGAATGATTGATTTATATGACGAAAAATATGGGAACTTTAACGTCCTCTTAACCGGGGGTGATGCACCCTATTTTGTCTATCATTTGAAAAACAAGATATTTGCAGACCCTAATTTAATCTATAAAGGGCTTTATGCTATCTGCGAACATAACCATGTATAA